One genomic segment of Impatiens glandulifera chromosome 6, dImpGla2.1, whole genome shotgun sequence includes these proteins:
- the LOC124942458 gene encoding probable carboxylesterase 2: MALESTSGEIVHAIWDMLRIHKDGSVDRLVGCEVVPASIDQQTGVHSKDVVISPETSISVRLYLPKSALNPSTHKRKLPLLVYFHGGGFCIATASFPPYHNFLNSLVAAANIVAISVDYRRAPEHPLPAAFEDSWEAVKWATSAGDEWVKNFADLERVYFAGDSAGGNIAYRMSIRVGLELEGLSSSGAKLVGIILVHPFFGGEESIGSELAENAAVKSDYDNLWRIVWPSVKSLDDPIINPSMDPNIARMGCERVLVFVAEKDGLRDRGWCFYDAVKRSGWKGMAEIVETAGEDHVFHLFNPTGDNALAFIKMLVSFFNEEIGN, encoded by the coding sequence ATGGCTCTAGAGAGCACCAGCGGCGAAATAGTACACGCGATTTGGGACATGCTGCGCATTCACAAAGACGGATCGGTAGACAGATTAGTGGGTTGCGAAGTCGTTCCGGCATCGATCGATCAACAGACCGGCGTTCATTCAAAGGACGTCGTTATCTCCCCTGAAACCTCCATTTCCGTCCGCCTTTATCTACCCAAATCAGCCCTTAATCCATCGACCCACAAACGGAAATTACCACTCCTAGTCTATTTCCACGGTGGCGGTTTTTGCATCGCAACCGCCTCCTTTCCTCCCTACCATAACTTCCTCAACTCTCTTGTGGCCGCCGCCAATATCGTCGCAATCTCGGTTGACTACAGAAGAGCGCCGGAGCACCCATTGCCGGCTGCATTTGAAGATTCTTGGGAAGCTGTCAAATGGGCTACTAGCGCCGGAGATGAATGGGTGAAGAACTTTGCAGATCTAGAACGTGTCTATTTCGCCGGAGACAGCGCCGGCGGAAACATAGCGTACCGTATGAGTATTCGAGTTGGGTTGGAATTGGAAGGGTTATCATCATCGGGAGCAAAGCTGGTGGGTATAATTCTTGTCCACCCTTTTTTCGGAGGAGAGGAATCGATTGGATCGGAATTAGCGGAGAACGCTGCCGTGAAATCTGATTACGACAACTTGTGGCGAATCGTTTGGCCTTCGGTGAAATCGTTGGATGACCCAATAATAAACCCGAGTATGGATCCGAACATTGCACGAATGGGTTGCGAGAGGGTGCTGGTGTTTGTGGCGGAGAAAGACGGGCTGAGGGATAGAGGGTGGTGTTTCTATGATGCCGTGAAAAGGAGCGGCTGGAAAGGGATGGCAGAGATCGTGGAAACGGCCGGAGAAGATCATGTTTTCCATTTGTTTAATCCAACCGGTGATAATGCCTTGGCCTTCATCAAAATGTTAGTTTCCTTCTTCAATGAAGAAATAGGAAATTAA
- the LOC124943205 gene encoding probable carboxylesterase 2: MSVESTTGGEIVHAIWDILRIHKDGSVVRLMGCEVAPASIDPQTGVQSKDVVISPETAISVRLYLPKSALNPSTHKLKLPLLVYFHGGGFCIATASFPPYHNFLNSLVAAANIVAISVDYRRAPEHPLPTAFEDSWEAVKWVISAGDEWVKNLADLERLFFAGDSAGGNIAYRMSIRVGLEMEWLSSSGAKLVGIVLVHPLFGGEESIGSELEVNAAVKSDYDNLWRIVWPSVKSLDDPIINPSMDPNIARMGCERVLVCVAEKDGLRDRGWCFYDAVKRSVWKGTVEIVKTAGEDHVFHLFNPTGDNALAFIKMLVSFFNEEIRN, encoded by the coding sequence ATGTCTGTAGAGAGCACCACCGGCGGCGAAATAGTTCACGCGATTTGGGACATTTTACGCATTCATAAAGACGGGTCAGTAGTCAGATTAATGGGCTGTGAAGTAGCTCCGGCATCGATCGATCCCCAGACCGGCGTTCAATCAAAGGACGTAGTTATCTCCCCTGAAACCGCCATTTCCGTCCGCCTTTATCTACCCAAATCAGCCCTTAATCCATCGACCCACAAACTAAAATTACCACTCCTAGTCTATTTCCACGGTGGCGGTTTTTGCATCGCAACCGCCTCCTTTCCTCCCTACCATAACTTCCTCAACTCTCTTGTGGCCGCCGCCAATATCGTCGCAATCTCGGTTGACTACAGAAGAGCGCCGGAGCACCCATTGCCGACCGCGTTTGAAGACTCATGGGAAGCTGTCAAATGGGTTATTAGCGCCGGAGACGAATGGGTGAAGAACCTTGCAGATCTGGAACGTTTGTTTTTCGCCGGAGACAGCGCCGGCGGAAACATAGCGTACCGTATGAGTATTCGAGTTGGGTTGGAAATGGAATGGTTATCATCATCTGGAGCAAAGCTGGTGGGTATAGTTCTTGTCCACCCTCTTTTCGGAGGAGAGGAATCGATTGGATCGGAATTAGAAGTGAACGCTGCCGTGAAATCTGATTACGACAATTTGTGGCGAATTGTTTGGCCTTCGGTGAAATCATTGGATGACCCAATAATAAACCCGAGTATGGATCCAAACATTGCACGAATGGGTTGCGAGAGGGTGCTGGTTTGCGTGGCGGAGAAAGACGGGCTGAGGGATAGAGGGTGGTGTTTCTACGATGCCGTGAAAAGGAGCGTTTGGAAAGGGACGGTGGAAATCGTGAAAACTGCCGGAGAAGATCATGTTTTCCATTTGTTTAATCCAACAGGTGATAATGCCTTGGCCTTCATCAAAATGTTAGTTTCCTTCTTCAATGaagaaataagaaattaa